The DNA region cctaacagctcattcccctacgttcagaatgAACCTTTAcctttatagtacagggattttttccaaaaatggcaaaaatatccagtttttaaaattcaatcattattatgcgataatacagtattgctatatatgtgcatatattgcgttatcatcttATTATAGATTATTTGTAACCaattatgtcgaaaaataaaatggtcgaaatttggtgatttttcgaaaatttctctgTACTATACTGCCCTGTCATGAAAGAACGACTCAActgacacatttttcaaaaatcactttTTTAACTTTTTGGGCTATTTAGGGCCGGGAATGATACACCTTGTGGTATATTCAGATATTCAAAATTTTAActagaaatatgaaatttaaaaatcaaaataccacTCAATTACAAGTGTGTGTGTTACTATTGTCACCAAAGACTAACTCAACTACAAATGCCATGAAAGACTCACTCAAATGACATATTAACACCTATTATCATAGGAAACCCACCATTCAAGTGCACAACAATGGTGTTAATTGCACAGCAAGCTGTgtaatgttgttgttttaaatataaaataatttggtaCTGCCCTACGAAtaattgtcaataattattttattcaatactcACTTAAACTTGTTTAGTTATTATTAgagtattaattttatttctgtaatatttagaattaaatGCCCCGGAGAGAGACTATGTGAACAccgtaatgatattattattgaatattctcCCCCttaaattaatacttaaaactaaagtaaaaatacaagaaacatgaaaaataattttcgaaaatttccctgtactatagtacaggaatttttcaaaaaatggcaaattttcgacctttttatttttcgataaaactggttataatagcacaattgacatgcgctgAACTCATTATTCGACCCGgcgtatgtttattatgcaatagtaaccatttatgtcaaaatataaaagggtcgaaaatcggcaatttttcaaaaatttccctgtactatagtacagggatttttaaaaaaatggcaattttcaacctttttttttctcgataaaactggttactatagcacaattgacatgcgcagaatccattattcgcctctgcgcatgtttattatgctatcttaaccatttatgtaaaaacttctctgcgcatgtttattatgcaatagtaaccatttatgtcaaaaaataaaagggtggaaaatcggcaatttttcaaaaatttccctgtactatagtacaggaatttttcaaaatatggcaaattttcgacctttttatttgtcgataaaactggttaaccacttttgacacaaatggttactatagcataataaacatgcgcagagtcgaatattgggttctgcgcatgtcaattttgctatagtaaccgtttatgtcaaatatggttatgatagcacaattgacatgcgcataacccattattcgactcttcgcatgtttattatgatatagtaaccatttatgtcaaaactggatactgtagcacaattgacatgcgcagaacccattattcgtctcttcgcatgtttattatgctatagtaaccatttatgtcaaaaactggttactgtagcacaattgacatgcgcagaacccattattcgtctctgcgcatgtttattatgatatagtaaccatttttgtcaaaaaataaaagggtcgaaaatcggcaatttttcgaaaatttccctgtactagtATAGTAcacgaattttttttttaaatggccaattttcgacctttttatttttcgataaaactggttactataggacaattaacatgcgcagaaccatttatgtcaaaactggttactgtagcacaattgacatgcgcagaacccattattcgtatctgcgcatgtttattatgcaatagtaaccatttatgtcacaaaatttccctgtactatagtacagggatttttccaaaaatggcaaattttcgacctttttatttttcgataaaactggttactatagcacaattgacatgcgcataacccattattcgcctctgcgcaagtttattatgctatagtaaccatttatgtcaaatatggttatgatagcacaaaaCAAAAgagtcgaaaatcggccattttttcaaaatttccctgtacagggatttttttcaagaaaattgccaattttcgacctttttatttttcgataaaactggttactatagcacaattaacatgcgcagaacccattagtcgcctttgcgcatgtttattatgctatagtaaccacttttgacataaatggttactatagcataataaacatgcgcagagtcgaataatgggttctgcgcatgtcaattgtgctatagtaaccatttatgtcaaatatggttatgatatcacaattgacatgcgcagaacctattattcgactctgcgcatgtttattatgcaatagtaaccatttacgtcaaaaaataaaagggtcgaaaatcggccatttttcgaaaatttccctgtactaatagtacaggaattttttttttaaatggccaattttcgacctttttattttttgataaaactggttactatagcacacttaacatgtgcagaacccattactcgcctctgcgcatgtttattatgctatagtaaccatttatgtcaaatatggttatgatagcacaattaacatgcgcagaacccattagtcgcctctgcgcatgtttattatgctatagtaaccatttatgtcacaaaataaaagggtcgaaaatcggcaatttttcgaaaatttccctgtactataggcTATATAGTTCAggaatttttccaaaaattgcaaattttcgacctttttatttttcgataaaactagttactatagcacaattaacatgcgcagaacccattactcgcatctgcgcatgtttattatgctatagtaaccatttatgtcaaatatggttatgatagcacaattgacatgcgcagaacccattattcgactctgcgcatgtttattatgcaatagtaacaatttttgtcaaaaaataaaagggtcgaaaatcggcaatttttcgaaaatttccctgtactagtATAGTAcacgaattttttttttaaatggccaattttcgacctttttatttttcgataaaactggttactataggacaattaacatgcgcagaaccatttatgtcaaaactggttactgtagcacaattgacatgcgcagaacccattattcgtatctgcgcatgtttattatgcaatagtaaccatttatgtcacaaaatttccctgtactatagtacagggatttttccaaaaatggcaaattttcgacctttttatttttcgataaaactggttactatagcacacttaacatgtgcagaacccattactcgcctctgcgcatgtttattatgctatagtaaccatttatgtcaaatatggttatgatagcacaattaacatgcgcagaacccattagtcgcctctgcgcatgtttattatgctatagtaaccatttatgtcacaaaataaaagggtcgaaaatcggcaatttttcgaaaatttccctgtactataggcTATATAGTTCAggaatttttccaaaaattgcaaattttcgacctttttatttttcgataaaactagttactatagcacaattaacatgcgcagaacccattactcgcatctgcgcatgtttattatgctatagtaaccatttatgtcaaatatggttatgatagcacaattgacatgcgcagaacccattattcgtctctgcgcatgtttattatgatatagtaaccatttttgtcaaaaaataaaagggtcgaaaatcggcaatttttcgaaaatttccctgtactagtATAGTAcacgaattttttttttaaatggccaattttcgacctttttatttttcgataaaactggttactataggacaattaacatgcgcagaaccatttatgtcaaaactggttactgtagcacaattgacatgcgcagaacccattattcgtatctgcgcatgtttattatgcaatagtaaccatttatgtcacaaaatttccctgtactatagtacagggatttttccaaaaatggcaaattttcgacctttttatttttcgataaaactggttactatagcacacttaacatgtgcagaacccattactcgcctctgcgcatgtttattatgctatagtaaccatttatgtcaaatatggttatgatagcacaattaacatgcgcagaacccattagtcgcctctgcgcatgtttattatgctatagtaaccatttatgtcacaaaataaaagggtcgaaaatcggcaatttttcgaaaatttccctgtactataggcTATATAGTTCAggaatttttccaaaaattgcaAATTTGACATGCGCataacccattattcgcctctgcgcaagtttattatgctatagtaaccatttatgtcaaatatggttatgatagcacaaaaCAAAAgagtcgaaaatcggccattttttcaaaatttccctgtacagggatttttttcaagaaaattgccaattttcgacctttttatttttcgataaaactggttactatagcacaattaacatgcgcagaacccattagtcgcctttgcgcatgtttattatgctatagtaaccacttttgacataaatggttactatagcataataaacatgcgcagagtcgaataatgggttctgcgcatgtcaattgtgctatagtaaccatttatgtcaaatatggttatgatatcacaattgacatgcgcagaacctattattcgactctgcgcatgtttattatgcaatagtaaccatttacgtcaaaaaataaaagggtcgaaaatcggccatttttcgaaaatttccctgtactaatagtacaggaattttttttttaaatggccaattttcgacctttttattttttgataaaactggttactatagcacacttaacatgtgcagaacccattactcgcctctgcgcatgtttattatgctatagtaaccatttatgtcaaatatggttatgatagcacaattaacatgcgcagaacccattagtcgcctctgcgcatgtttattatgctatagtaaccatttatgtcacaaaataaaagggtcgaaaatcggcaatttttcgaaaatttccctgtactataggcTATATAGTTCAggaatttttccaaaaattgcaaattttcgacctttttatttttcgataaaactagttactatagcacaattaacatgcgcagaacccattactcgcatctgcgcatgtttattatgctatagtaaccatttatgtcaaatatggttatgatagcacaattgacatgcgcagaacccattattcgactctgcgcatgtttattatgcaatagtaacaatttacgtcaaaaaataaaaagggaacatttccctgtactatatatagtacaggaatttatttaaaaaatggcaaattttcgacctttttatttttcgataaaactggttactatagcacaattaacatgcgcagaacccattagttgcctctgtgcatgtttattatgctatagtaaccatttatgtcaaaactggttactgtagcaATTTTCGAGAATTTTGATAACGCAACATATgtgcatatatagcaatattatcgcataataattgaatttaaaaaattgaatattttggccaaagttaaattattatgcgataatattgctatatatgcgcatatgTTGCGTGTTATAACGTGTTATAGAGTGTTTGTAATGTCGAAAAAgaaaagggttgaaatttggtcatttttagACAataatccctgtactatactacagggattttttcaagaaatgACCAAATTTCGGCCTTTCTATTTTTCGACTTAAGTGGTcactattatcataatttacatgCGCAAAACACGTAAAATGATACtcatttatgaaaaaaaaataaaagtgtcgaaattttacaatttgtcgaaaaatggccaaaatatggcctttaaaaaaaaaaattattatgcaataatattattgctatatatgcgcatatatcaCGTTATCATATGATGGTGTAACATTAACCAGTAATGGTAAATACTAAAAGAGTCGAATTATGTGCGCatataatattgctatatgcGTTTAAGTTTTCAGTTCGTTAAAAAGTTTGTTTGATATAAAACGCCCTCATGAACAACCGAAACATTGCACTGTGTAAGTTTTGTCAAATAATATTGCTGTATTTCCGGTTTTATAGCTAAGTTTACAGTCAGCGCCGTATAAGTAATATCAgttcattatttgtttactaCTATTTATTACTGTGTATATAATGTTCAGTCGGTTGTACAGTTGTTGGGTTTTACTGATTTTCGCAGACTTTACTTACTGTAAGAAGAAAAAGTGCTACGACGTTAATCCATTAGTTTTGAATACTACAGTTCAGTCACCGGACGTTCTAAAATGTCCTAAAACGTGTCATTGCAAATACTGTCGACACAACCTCACACCTAGTGCATCTATAATAACATATCTTCATTATGTTGACTGTTCAAGTCGAGGATTTACGCGGGTTCCAGTTAACGATCTACCCACTGATGCAGTTGTACTGCAATTTTCTAGGAACAGCATTTCAAAGTTGAATGCTGATACGTTTAAGAGTACTCCGATCGCAAATTATATAGACCTCTCATCAAATAAGCTAGACCACAACAATATAGACGGTAATGCATTTCGAGGACTTGCACAGCTTCAGAAACTTAAATTATCGAACAATGGTGGGATTTCTATAGTTCATAAGAAATGGCTTGAGCCACTTATTTCTTTACAACGGATATCTTTTGAAAATTCGCATGTGAGAGTAGTTGAGAAAGATGCATTTTCTCATCTTCAAAATCTAACCATTGTCGTGCTGAATAACAACGGTATTCGTAAATTACCACAAGACTTGTTTCATCAATTACCAAACTTAGCTCGTGTAATTCTTCAATATAACTCGATTGCTAGTCTTCCGTCAAACATGTTCTCCGGTTCACCTAATATACTTGAAATAAACGTAGCGTACAATCAATTAACTGGTATTACAAAAGAGGTTCACTTGCAGGACTTAAATAGTCTGCAGAAAGTGAGCCTCCAAAACAACCCGTATGCGTGTAACTGCGGAATTGTCTGGCTAAAAGAATGGCTAAATGCTACGTCGGTACAAGTGTTATCTTACGATGAAATCAGGTGTGCAAGTGGACCGTCAGAAGTGATAACAAAGTGTGTTTCAGCGATCGATGAAGATGCGTTACATTGTCAATCGCGTATCATGCTGATAATTGCCGTATCAAGTTCTGTTTTTGCCGTTGCTTTTAGTATAGCACTTTTAATTTTCTATCACCGATGGAATATTAGGTAAGTTAATTGGTAACTTGGTTCCGTACcaacaataaattataattgaacTTGGTGACGAttagaacaatttatttaaataaatagagATAGTAAAGATACAGGTAGGCCTTAGCTTGAGACATTACCTTGCACGATTAGACTGTTTATAATCTACCTAGATACTACATAATTAGTTTGATACTTTACGTACAGTTATTTATGCgttatctatattatatttcagATACTTTTACCAAAGACGAAAATTACGTAAGCAGTACGAACGTATTACGCAGAGTTTAGCCCCGCCCTTAGACCAAAACATACAGTACGACGCATTTATATCTTATAATAGTAAAGATCAAGATTGGATTGTCAAGGTCCTTCAGCCTACGCTAGAAGCACCTCCTTATAACCTTAAACTCTGTGTAGACTACCGGGACTTCTTGGTTGGTGAAGCCATTGCTCAAAACATTGCCAATTCTGTGAAATTCAGTCGAAAAACTGTTCTCGTCATCACTAAGAGTTTTGTACACAGTGAATGGTGTCACTTTGAAATGGAGATGGCGCATAACCGCACGTTTGATACGCACGAAGATGTGTTTGTCACCATTTTACTCGAAGATGTAAAAGTATCATCGATGCCTTTACTACTGAAGAAGGTGTTGAAAAAAAGGACGTATATTGAATGGCCGAAGGAAGAAGGTCGGGAGGCGTTTTGGATGCGTTTAGCAAGAGCAATTGATTCACCGAATGTTCCATTAGAAGCATCACGTACCGTCACTAATTATTAAAGCGTCGTACGTGCAcgtggttttttttatttgtttcgtGTATTTGGTGCATGTACATTCATTTTATTCACTTATTGACAATTTAGAAAATAGATTTTTATTAGTTTGTAATTAGTCGATTCAAATTCCATTAGCTAACAGAATCGGGCGTTAGAATGATATCTACAATTTCAATTCTTATCTCAaggaatttttttaaacacgTAATTCCTTTTGATCGAATTAAAAGagtttctttgtcaaactagtttaatagtgtagtaGAGCTTTACTTCCAACGATTATCTTTAACTTGCTTCACACAGAATGATAACACTATCAACATAGTTTTGTAATAAATTCTTTAttagaatataaattaaattaaaagcaTAGACAAAAGTACAatatgc from Antedon mediterranea chromosome 2, ecAntMedi1.1, whole genome shotgun sequence includes:
- the LOC140039705 gene encoding uncharacterized protein encodes the protein MFSRLYSCWVLLIFADFTYCKKKKCYDVNPLVLNTTVQSPDVLKCPKTCHCKYCRHNLTPSASIITYLHYVDCSSRGFTRVPVNDLPTDAVVLQFSRNSISKLNADTFKSTPIANYIDLSSNKLDHNNIDGNAFRGLAQLQKLKLSNNGGISIVHKKWLEPLISLQRISFENSHVRVVEKDAFSHLQNLTIVVLNNNGIRKLPQDLFHQLPNLARVILQYNSIASLPSNMFSGSPNILEINVAYNQLTGITKEVHLQDLNSLQKVSLQNNPYACNCGIVWLKEWLNATSVQVLSYDEIRCASGPSEVITKCVSAIDEDALHCQSRIMLIIAVSSSVFAVAFSIALLIFYHRWNIRYFYQRRKLRKQYERITQSLAPPLDQNIQYDAFISYNSKDQDWIVKVLQPTLEAPPYNLKLCVDYRDFLVGEAIAQNIANSVKFSRKTVLVITKSFVHSEWCHFEMEMAHNRTFDTHEDVFVTILLEDVKVSSMPLLLKKVLKKRTYIEWPKEEGREAFWMRLARAIDSPNVPLEASRTVTNY